One window of the Microbulbifer sp. Q7 genome contains the following:
- the glmS gene encoding glutamine--fructose-6-phosphate transaminase (isomerizing), with protein sequence MCGIVGALAQRNVTGILLEGLRRLEYRGYDSAGVCLVNGDGKLQLRKTQGKVADLESVLDDSPTAGQLGIAHTRWATHGVPSDKNSHPHASGNFALVHNGIIENYQELRDDLIAKGYEFQSETDTEVVVHLIHDLAKDNRDLLQAVSAATQKLHGAYALGVVCSTEPERLVCARLGSPLVIGVGIEENFIASDPMALQQVTDRFIFLEEGDLAEVTRDSIAVWDKTGEEVSRPVHKLQGGHDAADKGRYRHYMQKEIFEQPKVVEATMAGRIGEHSVLSQALGTAANEILPKVKQVQIVACGTSYHAGLVARYWIEDWAGVPCSVEVASEIRYRKTAVRPGTLFVTISQSGETADTLAALRQAKELGYLASMTICNVPNSSLVRESELHLMTEAGPEIGVASTKAFTTQLVALQIFSIALAKANGMSGEREAELITALHQLPTLMEKFTGLDTLVKTTSEAFAEKHHALFLGRGVEYPIALEGALKLKEISYIHAEAYPAGELKHGPLALVDADMPVIVVAPNDELLEKLKSNLQEVRARGGELFVFASPEAGFKSESGLTVVEVPDAPESLQPILYTVPLQLLSYHVALLKGTDVDQPRNLAKSVTVE encoded by the coding sequence ATGTGTGGAATCGTAGGCGCCCTGGCCCAACGCAATGTCACTGGAATCCTGCTGGAAGGCCTGCGCCGACTGGAATACCGCGGTTATGACTCCGCCGGTGTGTGTCTCGTCAATGGCGATGGCAAACTGCAACTGCGCAAAACCCAGGGTAAAGTCGCCGATCTGGAATCCGTTCTCGACGACAGCCCCACCGCCGGCCAACTGGGCATCGCCCATACCCGCTGGGCCACCCACGGCGTACCCTCGGACAAAAACTCCCACCCGCACGCCTCCGGCAACTTCGCCCTGGTACACAACGGCATCATCGAAAACTACCAGGAACTGCGCGACGACCTGATCGCCAAGGGCTACGAATTCCAGTCCGAAACCGACACCGAAGTCGTCGTCCACCTGATCCACGACCTCGCCAAAGACAACCGCGACCTACTGCAGGCCGTCTCCGCCGCCACCCAAAAACTGCACGGTGCCTACGCCCTCGGCGTCGTCTGCTCCACCGAACCCGAGCGCCTGGTGTGCGCCCGCCTTGGCAGCCCGCTGGTGATCGGCGTCGGCATCGAAGAAAACTTCATCGCCTCAGACCCCATGGCCCTGCAACAGGTTACCGACCGCTTTATCTTCCTCGAGGAAGGCGACCTCGCCGAAGTCACCCGCGACAGTATTGCTGTATGGGATAAAACCGGCGAAGAAGTGAGCCGGCCGGTACACAAACTGCAGGGCGGCCACGACGCCGCCGACAAAGGCCGCTACCGCCACTACATGCAGAAAGAAATTTTCGAGCAGCCCAAAGTGGTCGAAGCCACCATGGCTGGCCGCATCGGAGAACACTCTGTGCTGTCCCAGGCACTGGGTACCGCTGCCAACGAAATCCTGCCGAAGGTAAAACAGGTGCAGATCGTCGCCTGCGGTACCAGCTATCACGCCGGCCTGGTCGCGCGCTACTGGATTGAAGACTGGGCCGGTGTCCCCTGCTCCGTCGAAGTCGCCAGCGAAATTCGCTACCGCAAAACCGCCGTGCGTCCGGGCACTTTATTTGTCACCATCTCCCAGTCCGGTGAAACCGCCGACACCCTGGCGGCACTGCGTCAGGCCAAGGAGCTCGGTTACCTCGCCTCCATGACCATCTGCAACGTGCCCAACAGCTCCCTGGTACGCGAATCCGAACTGCACCTGATGACCGAAGCCGGCCCGGAAATCGGCGTTGCCTCCACCAAAGCCTTCACCACCCAGCTGGTCGCCCTGCAGATCTTCTCCATCGCCCTGGCCAAGGCCAACGGCATGAGCGGCGAGCGCGAGGCGGAGCTCATCACCGCCCTGCACCAGCTGCCTACACTGATGGAAAAATTCACTGGCCTCGACACCCTGGTAAAAACCACCAGTGAGGCCTTCGCCGAAAAACATCACGCGCTGTTTTTGGGCCGCGGTGTTGAATACCCGATTGCGCTGGAAGGTGCGCTGAAGCTGAAGGAAATATCCTACATCCACGCCGAAGCCTATCCCGCAGGTGAGCTTAAACACGGCCCGCTGGCACTGGTAGACGCGGATATGCCGGTGATCGTCGTTGCGCCGAACGATGAATTGCTGGAAAAGCTGAAGTCGAACCTGCAGGAGGTGCGCGCGCGCGGCGGCGAACTTTTCGTGTTCGCCAGCCCGGAAGCGGGATTCAAGAGTGAGTCCGGGTTAACGGTGGTTGAAGTGCCGGATGCACCGGAGAGTCTGCAGCCGATTCTCTACACTGTACCTTTGCAATTGCTGAGTTATCACGTGGCCTTGTTGAAAGGTACCGACGTGGATCAGCCGCGGAATCTGGCCAAATCAGTGACCGTTGAATAA
- a CDS encoding dihydrolipoamide acetyltransferase family protein, with protein MKVFKLPDLGEGLPDAVIRQWHVQEGDSVKADQTLVTVETAKALVEVPAPFAGTVQTLFAAEGETLETGQPLIGFTDAQADEAVNEDADEGPKPAHKALSTDAAGDSGTVVGKIEQGSEALAVEQRPVSSRPRSATPAIRALARRLGVDLDSLHPSGARFSEAEVRAAARGENLPRWSEKSKIGDENREKKHESSITGPVASDMAPARRAMTIAMNRARDQVCPMTLCDEVDISGWPKGTSATLRLLRAIARAAIEEPNLNAHFDNEVLEPKTPVNVGLAVDTAKGLFVPVLRDVGAQTETALLDSITRFKQQASEGAIPQKDLQGATIHLSNFGSLAGRFATPVVVPPLVCIVGAGRAHKAVLPHKGKARVRKLLPLSITADHRAVTGGELARFLKALKEDLA; from the coding sequence ATGAAAGTCTTCAAACTGCCGGACCTGGGTGAGGGATTGCCGGACGCGGTCATCCGCCAGTGGCACGTGCAGGAGGGTGACAGCGTCAAAGCCGACCAGACGCTGGTTACCGTGGAGACCGCCAAGGCACTGGTGGAAGTGCCCGCGCCCTTTGCCGGCACCGTGCAAACCCTGTTCGCCGCCGAGGGTGAGACCCTGGAAACCGGGCAGCCGCTGATCGGGTTCACGGATGCGCAAGCCGATGAAGCGGTGAATGAAGACGCGGATGAGGGACCGAAGCCTGCGCATAAGGCGCTCTCTACAGACGCCGCCGGCGACAGTGGCACCGTGGTCGGCAAGATCGAACAGGGCAGTGAGGCTCTCGCCGTGGAGCAGCGGCCCGTAAGCAGCCGCCCCCGCAGCGCCACTCCCGCCATCCGCGCACTCGCCCGCCGTCTCGGTGTCGACCTCGACAGCCTGCACCCGTCCGGTGCCCGCTTCAGCGAAGCCGAAGTCCGCGCCGCCGCCCGCGGCGAGAACCTGCCGAGATGGAGCGAAAAATCGAAAATAGGCGACGAAAATCGAGAAAAAAAACACGAATCGTCGATAACTGGCCCAGTAGCAAGCGATATGGCCCCCGCGCGCCGGGCCATGACCATCGCCATGAACCGGGCCCGCGATCAGGTCTGCCCCATGACCCTGTGCGACGAGGTGGATATCTCGGGCTGGCCCAAAGGCACCAGCGCTACCCTGCGTCTGTTGCGAGCCATTGCCCGCGCCGCGATCGAAGAACCGAACCTTAACGCCCATTTCGACAACGAAGTGCTGGAACCGAAAACCCCGGTGAACGTGGGTTTGGCAGTGGACACCGCCAAGGGCCTGTTCGTGCCGGTGCTGCGCGACGTGGGCGCCCAGACCGAGACCGCGCTGCTGGACAGCATTACCCGCTTTAAACAACAGGCCAGCGAAGGTGCCATCCCCCAGAAAGATCTCCAGGGCGCCACCATTCACCTGTCCAACTTCGGCAGTCTCGCCGGCCGCTTCGCCACCCCGGTGGTTGTCCCGCCACTGGTGTGCATCGTCGGTGCCGGCCGGGCCCACAAGGCCGTATTGCCGCACAAGGGCAAGGCCCGGGTGCGCAAACTGCTCCCCCTGTCCATCACCGCCGATCACCGCGCCGTCACCGGTGGCGAACTGGCGCGATTCCTCAAAGCCCTTAAAGAGGACCTCGCCTGA
- a CDS encoding DeoR/GlpR family DNA-binding transcription regulator, whose amino-acid sequence MSKRNTQQRRHQILSQINEAGEASVEELARQFETSEVTIRKDLAAMENNGLLLRRHGGAIPLPRELVAEDPLSQTKRAIGRAAAELIRDHNRIVIDYGRTTTGLIPELNRKRGLVVMTNSLHVANQLRELENEPTLLMTGGTWDPHFEAFQGQVAEQVLRGYDFDQAFIGADGIDLERGTCTFNEQIGLSRVMADVAREVVVMAESSKVGRRIPNLELSWEMFGTLVTDSGIDDKVCAQLESRGLRVICAEVN is encoded by the coding sequence ATGTCGAAACGTAACACCCAGCAGCGCCGTCACCAGATACTCAGCCAGATCAACGAAGCCGGTGAAGCCAGCGTCGAAGAACTGGCGCGGCAGTTCGAAACCTCCGAAGTTACGATCCGAAAGGATCTGGCGGCAATGGAAAACAACGGCCTGCTGCTGCGCCGCCACGGTGGCGCCATCCCCCTGCCCCGGGAACTGGTCGCCGAAGACCCCCTGTCCCAGACCAAGCGCGCCATCGGCCGCGCCGCCGCCGAACTCATTCGCGACCACAACCGCATCGTCATCGACTACGGCCGCACCACCACCGGCCTCATCCCCGAGCTCAACCGCAAGCGCGGCCTCGTGGTCATGACCAACTCCCTGCACGTCGCCAACCAGCTGCGGGAACTGGAAAACGAACCCACCCTGCTCATGACCGGAGGCACTTGGGACCCCCACTTCGAAGCCTTCCAGGGCCAGGTCGCCGAACAGGTGTTACGCGGCTACGACTTCGACCAGGCGTTTATCGGCGCTGATGGCATCGACCTCGAGCGCGGCACATGCACCTTCAATGAACAGATCGGTTTGTCCCGCGTGATGGCCGACGTGGCCCGCGAAGTGGTGGTAATGGCGGAATCCAGCAAGGTTGGGCGACGAATTCCGAATCTGGAACTGAGCTGGGAAATGTTCGGCACGCTGGTGACCGATAGCGGTATCGACGACAAGGTTTGTGCGCAACTGGAAAGCCGTGGGCTTCGCGTCATCTGCGCAGAAGTGAATTAA
- a CDS encoding alpha/beta hydrolase → MLRRLTLVLIASISTVLLSACSSGAFFLANLPVKFAGPETHRDISYGTEPWHKLDIYLPEETSAPAPVLVFFYGGRWTFGKKEQYAFVAKTFADAGYVVVLPDYSKYPAVKFPVFVEDAAKAVAWTHDHIGEYGGDTARFYISGHSSGAHMGALVSANPDYLKAEGKPLSIITGFAGLAGPYDFIPQAEDLKIIFGPPDNYPNMQVPTYIRGNEPPMLLLHGADDTDVIQRNLNRLRDKIEKSGGVVEAKIYEGVDHIDMIGSLSWLLDFKAPVERDMLEFFERQSSNKRSN, encoded by the coding sequence GTGTTACGCAGACTGACATTAGTACTGATCGCTAGTATTTCGACGGTGTTGCTGTCAGCCTGCTCCTCTGGTGCGTTTTTCCTGGCGAACCTACCGGTGAAATTCGCAGGCCCCGAAACGCACCGGGATATCAGCTATGGCACGGAGCCTTGGCACAAACTGGATATCTACCTGCCGGAAGAAACTAGCGCCCCGGCTCCGGTGCTCGTGTTTTTCTACGGTGGCCGCTGGACCTTTGGTAAAAAAGAACAGTACGCATTTGTCGCAAAAACATTTGCAGATGCGGGCTATGTGGTTGTTTTGCCGGATTATTCCAAATATCCGGCGGTAAAATTTCCGGTTTTTGTCGAAGATGCTGCCAAGGCGGTCGCCTGGACCCACGATCACATCGGCGAGTATGGCGGTGATACCGCGCGATTCTATATTTCCGGCCACTCTTCTGGTGCGCATATGGGAGCGCTGGTTTCCGCCAATCCCGACTATCTGAAAGCCGAGGGCAAGCCGCTTTCCATTATCACTGGCTTTGCCGGTCTTGCCGGGCCCTACGATTTCATACCGCAGGCGGAGGATCTGAAAATCATTTTCGGTCCGCCGGACAATTATCCCAATATGCAGGTGCCAACCTATATCCGCGGTAACGAGCCGCCGATGCTTTTACTGCATGGCGCCGACGATACCGATGTGATTCAGCGCAACCTGAATCGATTGAGAGACAAAATTGAAAAATCCGGTGGTGTAGTAGAGGCAAAAATCTATGAGGGCGTTGATCATATCGACATGATCGGCTCTCTCAGCTGGCTACTGGATTTCAAGGCGCCGGTGGAAAGGGATATGCTGGAGTTTTTCGAGCGTCAATCATCAAACAAGCGGTCAAACTAG